The following proteins are encoded in a genomic region of Natrinema sp. DC36:
- a CDS encoding stage II sporulation protein M, with protein MNEQTQRERDRTTGGYPPREALADAWDEHSRYVGFAAGLFAFGIIVGIALMAAGYNLLEIIEELVGEPLFPDIGGQSRTELMRFLLVNNTRAFLLSILGALTLGLLTAWAMVFNGVIVGNVGAFVASDVGIGFILVGLLPHGIFELPALFIAAGVGFRLLYRVGQRLRGLRDAILTRRYLYRTGLLVLAGWLLLVVAAVVEAFVTPALLEALFAA; from the coding sequence ATGAACGAGCAAACCCAGCGCGAACGTGACCGCACCACCGGCGGCTATCCGCCGCGCGAGGCGCTCGCGGACGCCTGGGACGAACACAGTCGATACGTCGGCTTCGCCGCCGGCCTGTTCGCGTTCGGGATCATCGTCGGCATCGCGCTGATGGCAGCCGGCTACAACCTCCTCGAGATCATCGAAGAGCTGGTTGGGGAGCCGCTCTTCCCGGATATCGGCGGGCAGAGCAGAACCGAACTGATGCGCTTCCTGCTCGTCAACAACACGCGGGCGTTCCTGCTATCGATCCTCGGCGCGCTCACGCTCGGCCTCCTGACGGCCTGGGCGATGGTGTTCAACGGAGTAATCGTCGGGAATGTCGGCGCGTTCGTCGCCAGCGACGTCGGTATCGGCTTCATCCTCGTCGGCCTCCTTCCGCACGGAATCTTCGAACTCCCTGCACTGTTCATCGCCGCCGGCGTCGGCTTCCGGCTGCTGTATCGGGTCGGCCAGCGGCTTCGCGGGTTGCGCGACGCGATCCTCACGAGACGCTACCTCTACCGGACTGGCCTCCTCGTCCTCGCCGGCTGGCTGTTACTCGTCGTCGCGGCCGTCGTCGAGGCCTTCGTTACGCCCGCGCTGCTCGAGGCGCTGTTTGCTGCCTGA
- a CDS encoding PAS domain-containing protein, with protein sequence MLRSTAAVPEPTVQTRPAQLLLLVVGRECDAIDRAFDDETEVTVESVPELENARPRLDDIDCLVVQSPTTATDGTEDRGESGERTDDTTGDKPTDDGSANDVADSLETIRTDAPELPVVVLADELAPTLTRAVRSDGWTAVAERDETLALLADRVHDLLERRRLTTLARRSLASVEFAGDAIAIVDPDGDVQFASRSFAMQFGSDRDDLAGTPWRELFTDAAVSHLESAALPTIAEGWRWTGSCTGRRQTGATFPARVRLGGLEDGSLVFVVDESEGSDGLEE encoded by the coding sequence ATGTTGAGATCAACTGCTGCAGTCCCCGAACCGACCGTTCAAACGCGGCCAGCACAGCTGCTGCTCCTCGTCGTCGGCCGCGAGTGCGACGCGATCGACCGCGCGTTCGACGACGAAACCGAAGTCACTGTCGAGTCGGTCCCCGAACTCGAGAACGCGCGGCCCAGGCTCGACGACATCGACTGTCTCGTCGTGCAGTCGCCGACGACGGCGACCGACGGAACTGAGGACCGCGGCGAAAGTGGCGAGCGGACCGATGATACGACGGGTGACAAGCCGACCGACGACGGGAGCGCGAACGACGTTGCCGATTCCCTCGAGACGATCAGGACCGACGCGCCCGAACTGCCGGTCGTCGTCCTCGCGGACGAACTCGCGCCCACACTGACGCGGGCGGTCCGCTCGGACGGGTGGACCGCCGTCGCCGAACGGGACGAGACGCTCGCACTGCTCGCCGACCGCGTCCACGATCTCCTCGAGCGCCGCCGGCTGACGACGCTCGCGCGACGATCGCTGGCGAGCGTGGAGTTCGCCGGCGATGCGATCGCGATCGTCGACCCCGACGGTGACGTTCAGTTCGCGAGTCGCTCCTTCGCGATGCAGTTCGGCTCCGATCGCGACGACCTCGCCGGAACCCCGTGGCGGGAGCTGTTCACCGACGCGGCCGTTTCCCACCTCGAGTCGGCGGCGCTCCCGACCATCGCCGAGGGATGGCGGTGGACTGGTAGCTGCACCGGCCGCCGGCAGACGGGCGCGACGTTCCCTGCTCGCGTTCGGCTCGGCGGCCTCGAGGACGGAAGCCTGGTGTTCGTGGTCGACGAGTCCGAGGGAAGCGACGGGCTCGAAGAGTGA
- a CDS encoding AsnC family transcriptional regulator produces the protein MRDLDETDMEILRLLGEDARRPYSEIAATVDLSGPAVSDRVQRLEEAGVIEGFTVDVDQSQLRAGIPVFVQATVPAAAVDDCKVAIADADAVEHVFVTADGELWFYARAQVRQVREWLQGLLPDADGVDYDVTLVDDAEWTPSLDGTSFALTCAECGNTVDSEGESTRIDGEVYHFCCPSCSSRFEGRYTRLEEGV, from the coding sequence ATGCGCGACCTCGACGAAACCGACATGGAAATCCTGCGGCTACTGGGCGAAGACGCCCGGCGACCGTACAGCGAAATCGCCGCAACGGTGGACCTCTCCGGGCCGGCCGTCTCGGACCGCGTCCAGCGCCTCGAGGAGGCCGGTGTCATCGAGGGATTCACCGTCGACGTGGACCAGTCACAGCTCAGGGCCGGGATTCCGGTGTTCGTGCAGGCGACCGTTCCCGCGGCCGCTGTCGACGACTGCAAAGTTGCCATCGCGGACGCCGACGCCGTCGAGCACGTGTTCGTCACCGCCGACGGCGAGCTCTGGTTCTACGCCCGTGCGCAGGTCCGACAGGTCCGCGAGTGGCTCCAGGGACTCCTCCCTGACGCGGACGGCGTCGACTACGACGTCACGCTGGTGGACGACGCGGAGTGGACGCCTTCCCTCGACGGCACGTCGTTTGCGCTCACCTGCGCGGAGTGTGGCAACACCGTCGACAGCGAGGGCGAATCGACCCGGATCGACGGCGAGGTGTACCACTTCTGCTGTCCCTCCTGCTCGAGTCGATTCGAAGGGCGATACACTCGACTCGAGGAGGGCGTCTGA
- a CDS encoding heavy metal translocating P-type ATPase, which yields MSTRTAHLDIRGMSCANCSQTIGDALESLDGVSEANANYATDDGTVEYDPEVVSLAEIYETIEDAGYSAERASRSIGITDMSCANCAETNESALEETPGVIDADVNYATDEATVEYNPDDVSLSDLYGAIEGAGYTPVRDEGDEESAGERRDAARQAELRKQRRLTIFGAVLSAPFLLFLTDKFLLGGALVPETVFGIEFGWVEFLLATPVQLVLGRPFYVNSYNALVKNRRANMDVLIALGSSTAYVYSLVVLLGLLAGSMYFDTAALILVFITLGNYLEARSKGQAGEALRKLLEMEAETATLVDDDGNEEEVPLEDVAVGDRMKVRPGEKVPTDGVVVDGQSAVDESMVTGESVPVEKEAGDEVIGSTINENGVLTVEATKVGEDTALQGIVQTVKEAQSRQPEIQNLADRISAYFVPAVILNAIFWGLVWFLFPGTLSGVVGALPLWGLVGGGPAALSTFEFAVVVFASAVLIACPCALGLATPAATMVGSTLGAQNGVLFKGGDILERAKDVDTVVFDKTGTLTTGEMTLTDVVALEDEGDRAAADGGDAAADGGAVAARVALDQDEVLRLAASAERNSEHPLAQAIVEGAEERGLELSDPDAFENVPGQGVRATVEGREVLVGNRRLLEGEGVDPAPAEAAMERLEGEGKTAMLVAVDGAVAGAVADADTVKESSAEAVAALRERGLDVMMITGDNERTARAVAERVGIDPDNVRAGVLPEDKADAVEDIQSAGRTAMMVGDGVNDAPALAVAYVGTAIGSGTDVAIEAADVTLMRDDPLDVVKAIRISEATLQKIKQNLVWALGYNTAMIPLASLGLLQPVLAAGAMALSSVSVLSNSLLFRRYTPDHDYELFGRLRR from the coding sequence ATGAGCACTCGAACCGCACATCTGGACATCCGGGGCATGAGCTGTGCGAACTGTTCGCAGACGATCGGCGATGCCCTGGAGTCCCTCGACGGCGTGAGCGAGGCGAACGCCAACTACGCAACCGACGACGGGACCGTCGAGTACGACCCCGAGGTGGTATCGCTCGCCGAAATCTACGAGACCATCGAAGACGCTGGCTACAGCGCCGAGCGCGCGAGCCGGTCGATCGGGATCACGGACATGTCCTGTGCGAACTGCGCCGAAACGAACGAGTCGGCGCTCGAGGAGACGCCCGGTGTCATCGACGCCGACGTGAACTACGCGACCGACGAGGCGACCGTCGAGTACAATCCCGACGACGTCTCGCTCTCCGATCTCTACGGGGCGATCGAGGGGGCCGGCTACACGCCCGTCCGCGACGAGGGCGACGAGGAGTCAGCGGGGGAGCGCCGCGACGCGGCCCGGCAGGCGGAGCTGCGAAAACAGCGCCGCCTGACGATCTTCGGTGCCGTTCTCTCCGCCCCGTTCCTGCTCTTCCTCACCGACAAGTTCCTGCTCGGCGGGGCGCTCGTGCCGGAAACCGTCTTCGGCATCGAGTTCGGCTGGGTGGAGTTCCTGCTCGCGACGCCGGTCCAGCTCGTCCTCGGCCGCCCGTTCTACGTCAACTCCTACAACGCGCTCGTGAAGAACCGGCGCGCCAACATGGACGTGCTGATCGCGCTGGGCTCGTCGACGGCGTACGTCTACAGTCTCGTCGTCCTGCTCGGCCTGCTGGCCGGCAGCATGTACTTCGACACCGCCGCGTTGATCCTCGTGTTCATCACGCTGGGCAACTACCTCGAGGCCCGTTCGAAGGGTCAGGCCGGCGAGGCCCTGCGGAAACTGCTCGAGATGGAGGCCGAGACGGCCACGCTGGTCGACGACGACGGGAACGAGGAGGAAGTACCGCTCGAGGACGTCGCGGTCGGCGACCGAATGAAGGTCCGGCCGGGCGAGAAGGTTCCCACGGACGGCGTCGTCGTCGACGGCCAGTCCGCGGTCGACGAGTCGATGGTGACCGGCGAGTCCGTCCCCGTCGAAAAGGAAGCGGGCGACGAAGTGATCGGCTCGACGATCAACGAGAACGGCGTGTTGACCGTCGAGGCGACCAAGGTCGGCGAGGACACGGCACTGCAGGGGATCGTCCAGACCGTCAAAGAGGCGCAATCGCGACAGCCCGAAATCCAGAACCTCGCGGATCGCATTTCGGCGTACTTCGTCCCCGCGGTCATCCTCAACGCGATCTTCTGGGGGCTGGTCTGGTTCCTCTTCCCCGGGACGCTCTCCGGCGTCGTGGGCGCGCTGCCGCTCTGGGGGCTGGTCGGCGGCGGCCCGGCCGCGCTGTCGACGTTCGAGTTCGCGGTCGTCGTCTTCGCCTCCGCGGTGCTGATCGCTTGCCCCTGTGCGCTCGGCCTCGCCACGCCTGCGGCGACGATGGTCGGCTCCACGCTGGGTGCCCAAAACGGCGTCCTGTTCAAGGGCGGCGATATCCTCGAGCGCGCGAAGGACGTCGACACCGTCGTCTTCGACAAGACCGGCACTTTGACGACCGGCGAGATGACGCTGACCGACGTGGTCGCGCTCGAGGACGAGGGCGATCGAGCGGCCGCCGACGGTGGTGACGCCGCGGCCGATGGAGGAGCAGTGGCTGCTCGAGTAGCCCTCGATCAGGACGAGGTGCTGCGCCTCGCCGCCAGCGCCGAGCGCAACAGCGAACACCCGCTCGCGCAGGCCATCGTCGAGGGGGCCGAGGAGCGCGGTCTCGAGCTATCCGATCCCGACGCGTTCGAGAACGTTCCGGGACAGGGCGTCCGGGCGACCGTCGAGGGCCGCGAGGTGCTGGTCGGCAACCGCCGACTGCTCGAGGGAGAGGGGGTCGATCCCGCGCCCGCCGAAGCGGCGATGGAACGCCTCGAGGGCGAGGGCAAGACCGCGATGTTGGTTGCGGTCGACGGTGCGGTCGCGGGCGCGGTCGCGGACGCCGACACAGTCAAGGAGAGCTCGGCCGAGGCAGTCGCTGCGCTGCGAGAGCGCGGGCTGGATGTCATGATGATCACCGGCGACAACGAGCGAACGGCCCGTGCCGTCGCCGAGCGGGTCGGAATCGACCCCGATAACGTTCGCGCGGGTGTCCTCCCTGAGGACAAGGCCGACGCCGTCGAGGACATCCAGTCGGCGGGTCGCACGGCGATGATGGTCGGCGACGGGGTCAACGACGCGCCGGCGCTCGCGGTTGCGTACGTCGGCACGGCGATCGGTTCGGGGACGGACGTGGCCATCGAAGCCGCGGACGTGACGCTAATGCGTGACGATCCGCTCGACGTGGTGAAGGCGATCCGCATCTCGGAGGCCACCCTCCAGAAGATCAAGCAGAACCTCGTCTGGGCGCTGGGCTACAACACCGCGATGATCCCGCTGGCCTCGCTCGGCCTGCTCCAGCCCGTGCTCGCGGCCGGCGCGATGGCGCTGTCATCGGTGTCGGTCCTCTCGAACAGCCTGCTCTTCCGTCGATACACGCCGGATCACGACTACGAACTGTTCGGGCGACTTCGGCGCTGA
- a CDS encoding amidohydrolase — MTTLAITDGQVLRPDLTVTAADVLVDQERGEILEIGLDLAGDADETLDAAGSLVTPGFVNGHCHVAMSLLRGYADDKPLEAWLQEDIWPAEGELTPDDVRVGAELGLLELIKSGTTAFADMYFHVPEVAAAVEDAGLRARLGHGIVTVGKDGEAARDDARTSLEIAREYDGAADGRISTAFMPHSLTTVGSEYLEEFVPEARAAGVPIHYHANETADEVAPIVDDHDQRPLEYAAEHGLLEPEDFVAHGVHVDDREIDLLAEAGTGVIHCPASNMKLASGMAPVQRMLEAGVTVGLGTDGAASNNDLSMLDEARDAAMLGKLAADDASAVPADAVVDAMTRGSADAIGLESGRLEAGAPADFAVIDLEQPHLTPRHDLVSHLAYAAAAADVRHTVCDGRVLMRDREVLTLDEADVRERALEAAESLVARAGE; from the coding sequence ATGACGACGCTTGCGATTACCGACGGGCAGGTCCTTCGCCCCGATCTGACGGTGACGGCTGCCGACGTACTGGTCGATCAGGAACGCGGCGAGATCCTCGAGATCGGCCTCGATCTCGCGGGCGACGCCGACGAGACGCTCGACGCCGCGGGCTCGCTCGTGACGCCGGGGTTCGTCAACGGCCACTGCCACGTCGCCATGTCGCTCCTGCGGGGGTACGCCGACGACAAGCCCCTCGAGGCGTGGCTTCAGGAGGACATCTGGCCCGCCGAGGGGGAGCTGACGCCCGACGACGTCCGCGTCGGCGCGGAACTCGGCCTGCTCGAGCTGATCAAATCCGGAACGACCGCCTTCGCGGACATGTACTTCCACGTCCCCGAGGTCGCCGCCGCGGTCGAGGACGCGGGGCTCCGGGCCCGCCTCGGCCACGGCATCGTCACCGTCGGCAAGGACGGCGAGGCCGCGCGCGACGACGCGCGAACGAGCCTCGAGATCGCCCGCGAGTACGACGGCGCGGCCGACGGGCGGATCTCGACGGCGTTCATGCCCCACTCGCTGACGACCGTCGGGAGCGAGTACCTCGAGGAGTTCGTTCCCGAAGCCCGAGCGGCGGGCGTCCCGATCCACTACCACGCCAACGAGACCGCAGATGAGGTCGCACCGATCGTCGACGACCACGACCAGCGACCGCTCGAGTACGCCGCAGAGCACGGCCTCCTCGAGCCCGAGGACTTCGTCGCCCACGGCGTCCACGTCGACGACCGGGAGATCGACCTGCTCGCCGAGGCCGGCACCGGCGTGATCCACTGCCCGGCGTCGAACATGAAACTGGCGAGCGGGATGGCTCCCGTTCAGCGCATGCTCGAGGCGGGCGTCACCGTCGGCCTCGGGACGGACGGCGCGGCCTCGAACAACGACCTCTCGATGCTCGACGAGGCCCGCGACGCGGCCATGCTGGGCAAGCTCGCCGCCGACGACGCCAGCGCGGTGCCCGCCGATGCGGTCGTCGATGCGATGACCCGGGGCAGCGCCGACGCGATCGGCCTCGAGTCGGGTCGCCTCGAGGCGGGCGCACCGGCCGATTTCGCGGTGATCGACCTCGAGCAACCGCACCTGACGCCGCGACACGACCTCGTGAGCCACCTCGCGTACGCGGCCGCGGCGGCCGACGTGCGCCACACCGTCTGCGACGGCCGGGTCCTCATGCGCGACCGCGAGGTGCTGACGCTGGACGAAGCGGACGTTCGGGAGCGAGCGCTCGAGGCCGCCGAGTCGTTGGTGGCCCGCGCCGGCGAGTGA
- a CDS encoding DUF4382 domain-containing protein codes for MNRQAVQLILVAALVAIAGCAGGMGGTPESDSPTDDSSTTDSSDGGMGTAAFYVSDDPSVIDDFQHLNVTITKVGFKRTGDLSDDDSNETDSSGNETDGDDGNESDDGNESTNETDAEADADTEADDGASDEHWVEHDVDNRTVDLTELKGANASMIDEFELPAGDYEKVFIYVSDTEGILTDGSETTVKLPSNRLQINSKFTIGDGDRVDFVYDIAPHKAGNSGKYILKPVISQSGTGDDVEIRDVDKEKNDDDEKADKQRGNENDGEKRAEAA; via the coding sequence ATGAACAGACAAGCGGTCCAACTGATACTCGTGGCAGCCCTCGTCGCCATCGCCGGCTGTGCCGGCGGGATGGGCGGCACTCCAGAAAGCGATTCGCCGACCGACGACTCGTCCACCACGGACTCGAGCGATGGCGGGATGGGGACGGCCGCGTTCTACGTCAGCGACGACCCGAGCGTGATCGACGATTTCCAGCATCTCAACGTGACGATTACGAAGGTCGGATTCAAGCGAACCGGCGATCTGAGTGACGACGACTCGAACGAGACCGACAGTAGCGGGAACGAAACTGACGGAGACGACGGGAACGAGTCCGACGATGGCAACGAGTCGACGAACGAAACGGACGCCGAGGCAGACGCGGACACCGAGGCGGACGACGGCGCGTCCGACGAGCACTGGGTCGAGCACGACGTCGACAATCGGACGGTCGATCTCACCGAGCTGAAGGGCGCGAACGCGTCCATGATCGACGAGTTCGAGTTGCCGGCCGGCGACTACGAGAAAGTCTTCATCTACGTCAGCGACACCGAGGGGATCCTGACCGACGGGAGCGAGACGACAGTGAAACTGCCGAGCAACAGGCTCCAGATCAACTCGAAGTTCACCATCGGCGACGGCGATCGGGTCGACTTCGTCTACGATATTGCGCCCCACAAGGCCGGTAACAGCGGGAAGTACATCCTCAAGCCGGTGATCAGTCAGAGCGGCACCGGTGACGATGTCGAAATTCGCGACGTCGACAAGGAGAAAAACGACGACGACGAGAAAGCCGACAAACAGCGCGGCAACGAGAACGACGGCGAGAAGCGGGCCGAAGCGGCGTAA
- a CDS encoding copper-translocating P-type ATPase has protein sequence MHAGHETMFRRRFFVSTLLSIPVLLYSETLQAWLGFSMPAFPGSEWLTPVFSVIVFAYGGVPFLRMAAPELRDRAPGMMTLISMAITVAFVYSLASLVVPTDSAFFWELVTLIDIMLLGHWIEMRSVRRASSALDELAKLMPDTAERITDDGETEEVPASDLEEGDLVLVRPGASVPADGVVEEGESDVNESMITGESTPVSKEPTDQVIGGTVNGDGSLRVRISATGEETTLAGIMRLVEEAQGSKSKTQALADRAAGWLFYVALGAALVTAVAWTIAVGFDSTVIERVVTVLVIACPHALGLAIPLVVAINTSLAARNGMLVRDRIAMEQARTLDTVVFDKTGTLTVGEQGVVDVATVEDVSEDEALELAAAVEGDSEHMIAQAVREAADDRGLERRTATDFEALKGKGVRATVDGQRVHVGGPNLLSELEGDVPATLERFADRAGENAQTVVYLVREGDPVAAFALADVIREESDRVVDALHELGLEVAMLTGDSEDVANAVAADLGIDTVFAEVLPEDKDEKITELQAQGKSVAMVGDGVNDAPALTRADIGIAIGSGTDVAVQSADIILVKNNPMDVVRLVKLSRASYRKMQQNLVWAAGYNVFALPLAAGILAPIGILLSPAVGALLMSLSTVIVAINAQFLRRVDLSVPGLPGVSAPGEARPAD, from the coding sequence ATGCACGCCGGCCACGAAACGATGTTCCGGCGGCGGTTTTTCGTCTCGACGCTGCTCTCGATTCCCGTCCTCCTCTACAGCGAGACGCTCCAGGCGTGGCTCGGCTTCTCGATGCCGGCGTTCCCCGGTAGCGAGTGGCTTACCCCCGTCTTCTCGGTGATCGTCTTCGCCTACGGCGGCGTTCCGTTCCTCCGGATGGCGGCCCCGGAACTGCGGGATCGCGCGCCGGGGATGATGACGCTCATCTCGATGGCGATCACGGTCGCGTTCGTCTACAGCCTCGCGAGCCTCGTCGTCCCGACCGATTCGGCCTTCTTCTGGGAACTCGTCACGCTGATCGACATCATGCTGCTGGGCCACTGGATCGAGATGCGCTCGGTCCGGCGGGCCTCGAGCGCGCTGGACGAACTGGCGAAGCTCATGCCAGACACTGCAGAACGAATCACCGACGACGGTGAGACCGAGGAGGTTCCCGCGAGCGACCTCGAGGAAGGGGATCTCGTGCTCGTCCGTCCCGGCGCGAGCGTGCCAGCGGACGGCGTCGTCGAGGAGGGCGAGTCGGACGTCAACGAGTCGATGATCACCGGCGAATCGACGCCCGTCTCGAAGGAGCCCACGGACCAGGTGATCGGCGGGACGGTAAACGGCGACGGCAGCCTCCGGGTGCGGATCAGCGCGACGGGCGAAGAGACGACCCTCGCGGGCATCATGCGGCTCGTCGAGGAGGCCCAGGGAAGCAAATCGAAAACGCAGGCGCTCGCAGATCGGGCGGCGGGGTGGTTGTTCTACGTCGCGCTCGGCGCGGCCCTCGTCACGGCCGTCGCGTGGACGATCGCGGTGGGATTCGATTCGACGGTGATCGAACGCGTCGTCACCGTCCTCGTCATCGCCTGTCCGCACGCGCTCGGGCTGGCCATTCCGCTCGTCGTAGCGATTAACACCTCGCTGGCCGCGCGCAACGGGATGCTCGTCCGCGACCGAATCGCCATGGAGCAAGCCCGGACTCTCGATACCGTCGTCTTCGACAAGACCGGCACGCTCACCGTGGGCGAACAGGGCGTCGTCGACGTTGCGACTGTCGAGGACGTCTCCGAGGACGAGGCGCTCGAACTCGCGGCCGCCGTCGAAGGCGACTCCGAGCACATGATCGCGCAGGCCGTCCGCGAGGCGGCCGACGATCGCGGCCTCGAGCGCCGGACCGCCACCGACTTCGAGGCGCTGAAAGGCAAGGGCGTCCGCGCGACGGTCGACGGTCAACGGGTGCACGTCGGCGGTCCGAACCTGCTCTCGGAACTCGAGGGCGACGTCCCCGCGACACTCGAGCGGTTCGCCGATCGAGCAGGCGAGAACGCACAAACCGTCGTCTACCTCGTCCGTGAGGGGGACCCAGTCGCCGCGTTCGCGCTCGCTGACGTCATCCGCGAGGAGAGCGACCGGGTCGTCGACGCGCTTCACGAACTCGGCCTCGAGGTGGCGATGCTGACCGGCGATTCCGAGGACGTGGCCAACGCGGTTGCGGCCGATCTCGGGATCGATACGGTGTTCGCAGAGGTGTTACCCGAGGACAAGGACGAGAAGATCACGGAGCTTCAGGCGCAGGGCAAGTCGGTCGCGATGGTCGGCGACGGCGTCAACGACGCGCCGGCGCTCACTCGAGCCGACATCGGGATCGCGATCGGGAGCGGGACGGACGTCGCGGTCCAGTCGGCGGACATCATCCTCGTCAAGAACAATCCGATGGACGTGGTTCGACTCGTGAAACTGAGTCGGGCGAGCTACCGGAAGATGCAACAGAACCTCGTCTGGGCCGCGGGCTACAACGTCTTCGCGCTCCCGCTGGCGGCCGGAATCCTCGCGCCGATCGGGATCCTCCTCTCGCCGGCCGTCGGCGCGCTGCTCATGTCGCTCAGCACGGTGATCGTCGCGATCAACGCGCAGTTCCTCCGGCGCGTCGATCTCTCGGTCCCGGGCCTGCCGGGCGTCTCCGCGCCGGGGGAGGCTCGGCCGGCGGACTGA
- a CDS encoding adenosylhomocysteinase, with protein MTDTEYPPISEQLEDLESAREEGRRKMDWAAQHMPICEHVREEFVANQPFAGERIGMAMHVEAKTAILVETLAEGGAEVAVTGCNPLSTHDDVSAALDTHENITSYAKRGVDDDEYYAAIEAVIAHEPTVTVDDGMDLVAAIHEDYPELIDGIVGGAEETTTGVHRLRAMDADGALEYPVFAVNDTPMKRLFDNVHGTGESSLASIAMTTNLSWAGKNVVVAGYGYCGKGVAKKASGQNANVIVTEVEPRRALEAHMEGYDVMPMSDAADVGDVFLTTTGNRDVIVEEHFEEMQDGVLLANAGHFDIEIDLEALDDLAVDRFEARDGVEAYEMADGRKLNVIAEGRLVNLAAPVSLGHPVEVMDQSFGVQAVCVREMLENSDAYDAGVHDVPDDLDKEIAEIKLEAEGVDFDSLTDTQRDYMGSWDHGT; from the coding sequence ATGACCGACACCGAGTATCCCCCGATCAGCGAGCAACTCGAGGACCTCGAGTCCGCTCGCGAGGAGGGACGCCGGAAGATGGACTGGGCCGCTCAACACATGCCGATCTGCGAGCACGTTCGCGAGGAGTTCGTCGCGAACCAGCCCTTCGCGGGCGAGCGCATCGGGATGGCGATGCACGTCGAGGCGAAGACGGCGATCCTCGTCGAGACGCTCGCGGAGGGCGGCGCCGAGGTCGCCGTTACCGGCTGTAACCCGCTCTCGACCCACGACGACGTGAGCGCGGCGCTCGACACGCACGAGAACATCACCAGCTACGCCAAACGCGGCGTCGACGACGACGAGTACTACGCCGCGATCGAGGCCGTCATCGCCCACGAGCCGACGGTCACCGTCGACGACGGGATGGACCTCGTCGCGGCGATCCACGAGGACTACCCCGAACTGATCGACGGCATCGTCGGCGGCGCGGAGGAGACGACCACCGGCGTCCACCGCCTGCGCGCGATGGATGCGGACGGCGCGCTCGAGTACCCCGTCTTCGCCGTCAACGACACGCCGATGAAGCGGCTCTTCGACAACGTCCACGGCACCGGCGAGTCCTCGCTGGCCTCGATCGCCATGACGACGAACCTCTCGTGGGCCGGCAAGAACGTCGTCGTCGCCGGCTACGGCTACTGCGGGAAGGGCGTCGCGAAGAAGGCGTCGGGCCAGAACGCCAACGTCATCGTCACCGAGGTCGAGCCCCGCCGCGCGCTCGAGGCCCACATGGAGGGCTACGACGTCATGCCCATGTCGGACGCAGCCGACGTCGGCGACGTCTTCCTGACGACGACCGGCAACCGGGACGTCATCGTCGAAGAGCACTTCGAAGAGATGCAAGACGGCGTCCTGCTCGCCAATGCAGGTCATTTCGACATCGAGATCGACCTCGAGGCGCTCGACGACCTCGCGGTCGATCGCTTCGAGGCCCGCGACGGCGTCGAAGCCTACGAGATGGCCGACGGTCGCAAGCTGAACGTCATCGCCGAGGGCCGGCTCGTCAACCTCGCCGCGCCCGTTTCGCTGGGCCACCCCGTCGAGGTCATGGATCAGTCGTTCGGCGTGCAGGCCGTCTGCGTGCGCGAGATGCTGGAGAACAGCGACGCCTACGACGCCGGCGTCCACGACGTCCCCGACGACCTCGACAAGGAAATCGCCGAGATCAAACTCGAGGCCGAAGGCGTCGACTTCGATTCGCTGACGGACACCCAGCGCGACTACATGGGTAGCTGGGACCACGGAACGTAG
- a CDS encoding HalOD1 output domain-containing protein — protein sequence MTGTTVEHYSDSISLRVVEALATATGTAAHELEPLYNVVDPEALDQLFERDTNDGIRVTFEYGDSLVEVRSNGTVSVDGNVHDSG from the coding sequence ATGACTGGAACAACGGTAGAACACTACAGCGATTCGATCAGTCTCCGCGTCGTCGAGGCGCTCGCGACGGCGACCGGCACCGCCGCACACGAACTCGAGCCCCTGTACAACGTCGTCGATCCCGAGGCGCTCGATCAGCTCTTCGAGCGGGACACGAACGACGGGATTCGCGTCACGTTCGAATACGGCGATTCGCTGGTCGAGGTTCGAAGCAACGGCACCGTCAGCGTCGACGGGAACGTCCATGACAGCGGGTAA
- a CDS encoding heavy metal-associated domain-containing protein, which translates to MSQTITVEGMSCEHCEQTVEDALEDVSGVESVNVDRDAERATVEGNAETTALVEAVDEAGYEASA; encoded by the coding sequence ATGAGTCAGACCATTACCGTCGAAGGAATGTCCTGCGAACACTGCGAGCAGACCGTCGAAGACGCGCTCGAGGACGTATCGGGCGTCGAGTCGGTTAACGTGGATCGCGACGCGGAACGGGCAACCGTCGAGGGCAATGCGGAGACGACGGCTCTCGTCGAAGCGGTCGACGAGGCGGGGTACGAAGCTAGCGCGTAA